A single window of Nasonia vitripennis strain AsymCx chromosome 4, Nvit_psr_1.1, whole genome shotgun sequence DNA harbors:
- the LOC103318072 gene encoding uncharacterized protein LOC103318072 isoform X2, translating to MDNLFTKETNHLWQYHEHFGLGCKENDDIDDDFVLKFSTDESDCDDATHSNDNYTNSPIIADDDLAMKCNARSSMQKNVRLSTYALRDDNTITNTTHSAKWSHMKSKVMKNQRSVLTYLRQRDIPDDQVANKIKKDPNPDLRSETQKLTRQLPSARVILERLPDSLMVKNGKLSDNDCQGIQTKRCCAGCDRTCLKRGRCLVCNSVLKNECAKCGNRFSSYNKHRYHLELKCSINAPTATTPA from the exons ATGGATAATTTATTCACAAAAG AAACGAACCACCTGTGGCAATATCATGAACATTTTGGTTTAGGCTGCAAAGAAAATGATGATATTGACGACGATtttgttttgaaattttcgacCGATGAATCCG ATTGTGACGATGCTACGCATAGCAATGATAATTATACCAACAGTCCTATAATAGCTGATGACGATTTAG ccATGAAATGCAATGCCAGGTCATCGATGCAAAAAAACGTAAGATTGTCCACTTATGCCTTACGTGACGATAATACAATTACCAACACCACTCACAGTGCTAAATGGAGCCATATGAAAAGCAAAGTcatgaaaaatcaaagatcCGTACTAACTTATTTACGTCAACGCGATATCCCTGACGACCAGGttgcaaataaaattaaaaaag ATCCAAATCCCGATCTAAGGTCAGAAACTCAAAAATTAACCCGTCAATTGCCGAGTGCAAGAGTAATTTTAGAACGGCTGCCAGACTCACTTATGGTAAAAAACGGTAAACTCAGTGATAACGACTGTCAAGGTATACAGACCAAGCGCTGCTGCGCTGGCTGCGATCGAACATGTCTCAAGCGCGGCCGCTGTCTTGTTTGCAATTCGGTGCTAAAAAACGAATGTGCCAAATGTGGCAACCGATTTTCATCTTATAATAAGCACAGATATCACCTAGAATTGAAGTGCTCCATCAATGCCCCCACTGCAACTACTCCAGCTTAA
- the LOC100677924 gene encoding zinc finger Y-chromosomal protein-like isoform X1: MDYLFVTDFKPTTEPNSLWQIDKHVDLAGYKKEEDDIDDDFVLKFSTDESDCEDDATHSSDNNYNSPPVSEYLAKNCNDSSSMQNKTRSMTYTLRDDDKITNTTRGATRRNVKSKVMKNQKSVLDYFRQRYTPDDDQVADEIKKDPNPDVRLATQKLIRQLLSARVILERLPDSLTVKNGKPSDNDCQEYQGIQTKRYCAGCDRTFLKRGRCLVCNSVLKYECAKCGNRCSSYNKHRYHLELKCFNRALHQCPYCNYSSLMRSCLRKHIKSIHVKSNNGLKSKSYFCHYCDDEFSVWWEYLRHKQVCNQTDPKVADDSRKRKLSSCDFSDVNACKKSRLDVAYPETLKRIKVICPKCAKTKVIQDSILHRICWDRRCRSALCYECTACGKQYHSPVGIKRHMESDCPSTDPPRNKIQCTKCAYVSSNMVKMYSHMRYSHPPDDQNVEFSCKICNKKFTTKNKLSSHLYYCKRILLYVYNCELCEFRTKYSASIKIHCKRIHSIVKYNVSNV, from the exons ATGGATTATTTATTCGTGACAG ATTTCAAACCGACTACAGAACCGAACAGCCTGTGGCAAATTGATAAACATGTCGATTTAGCTGGCtacaaaaaagaagaagacgatATTGATGACGACTTTGTTTTGAAATTCTCGACTGATGAATCTG ATTGTGAAGATGATGCTACGCATAGCAGTGACAATAATTATAACAGTCCTCCGGTGTCAGAATATTTAG CCAAGAACTGCAATGACAGTTCATCGATGCAAAATAAAACGAGATCAATGACTTACACCTTGCGTGACGATGATAAAATTACCAACACTACTCGCGGTGCTACACGGAGAAATGTGAAAAGCAAAGtgatgaaaaatcaaaaatccgTACTAGATTATTTCCGTCAACGCTATACTCCTGATGACGACCAGGTTGCagatgaaattaaaaaag ATCCAAATCCCGATGTGAGGTTAGCAACTCAAAAATTAATACGTCAATTGCTGAGTGCAAGAGTAATTTTAGAACGGCTGCCAGACTCACTTACGGTAAAAAACGGTAAACCCAGTGATAACGACTGTCAAGAGTATCAAGGTATACAGACCAAGCGCTACTGCGCTGGCTGCGATCGAACATTTCTCAAGCGCGGCCGCTGTCTTGTTTGCAATTCGGTGCTAAAATACGAATGTGCCAAATGTGGCAACCGATGCTCATCTTATAATAAGCACAGATATCACCTAGAATTGAAGTGCTTCAACCGAGCTCTCCATCAATGCCCCTACTGCAACTACTCGAGCTTAATGAGAAGTTGCCTTAGAAAGCATATCAAATCCATTCACGTCAAATCGAATAATGGTTTAAAATCAAAGTCGTACTTTTGTCATTATTGTGACGACGAATTCTCTGTTTGGTGGGAGTACTTAAGACACAAACAAGTGTGTAATCAGACAGATCCTAAAGTTGCAG ACGACAGCAGAAAGCGCAAATTAAGTTCTTGCGATTTTTCAGATGTAAATGCTTGTAAAAAATCGAGACTCG ACGTTGCATATCCGGAAACGCTGAAACGCATAAAAGTCATCTGTCCTAAATGCGCGAAGACGAAAGTTATCCAGGATAGCATACTCCATCGTATATGTTGGGATCGTAGATGCAGATCTGCCTTGTGCTACGAGTGCACAGCTTGCGGAAAACAGTATCACTCGCCTGTTGGCATTAAACGGCACATGGAGAGCGACTGTCCGAGTACTGATCCGCCGCGAAATAAGATACAGTGTACCAAATGCGCTTACGTTTCTTCTAACATGGTAAAGATGTATTCCCACATGAGGTACAGTCACCCTCCGGACGATCAAAATGTCGAGTTTTCATGTAAAATCTGTAACAAAAAGTTCACTACCAAAAACAAGTTGAGTAGTCATCTGTATTATTGCAAAAGGATTctgttatatgtatacaacTGCGAACTATGCGAGTTCCGGACTAAGTACTCGGCAAGCATAAAGATCCATTGTAAGCGGATTCATTCGATTGTGAAATACAATGTGTCAAATGTCTGA
- the LOC100677924 gene encoding zinc finger Y-chromosomal protein-like isoform X3: MQNKTRSMTYTLRDDDKITNTTRGATRRNVKSKVMKNQKSVLDYFRQRYTPDDDQVADEIKKDPNPDVRLATQKLIRQLLSARVILERLPDSLTVKNGKPSDNDCQEYQGIQTKRYCAGCDRTFLKRGRCLVCNSVLKYECAKCGNRCSSYNKHRYHLELKCFNRALHQCPYCNYSSLMRSCLRKHIKSIHVKSNNGLKSKSYFCHYCDDEFSVWWEYLRHKQVCNQTDPKVADDSRKRKLSSCDFSDVNACKKSRLDVAYPETLKRIKVICPKCAKTKVIQDSILHRICWDRRCRSALCYECTACGKQYHSPVGIKRHMESDCPSTDPPRNKIQCTKCAYVSSNMVKMYSHMRYSHPPDDQNVEFSCKICNKKFTTKNKLSSHLYYCKRILLYVYNCELCEFRTKYSASIKIHCKRIHSIVKYNVSNV, translated from the exons ATGCAAAATAAAACGAGATCAATGACTTACACCTTGCGTGACGATGATAAAATTACCAACACTACTCGCGGTGCTACACGGAGAAATGTGAAAAGCAAAGtgatgaaaaatcaaaaatccgTACTAGATTATTTCCGTCAACGCTATACTCCTGATGACGACCAGGTTGCagatgaaattaaaaaag ATCCAAATCCCGATGTGAGGTTAGCAACTCAAAAATTAATACGTCAATTGCTGAGTGCAAGAGTAATTTTAGAACGGCTGCCAGACTCACTTACGGTAAAAAACGGTAAACCCAGTGATAACGACTGTCAAGAGTATCAAGGTATACAGACCAAGCGCTACTGCGCTGGCTGCGATCGAACATTTCTCAAGCGCGGCCGCTGTCTTGTTTGCAATTCGGTGCTAAAATACGAATGTGCCAAATGTGGCAACCGATGCTCATCTTATAATAAGCACAGATATCACCTAGAATTGAAGTGCTTCAACCGAGCTCTCCATCAATGCCCCTACTGCAACTACTCGAGCTTAATGAGAAGTTGCCTTAGAAAGCATATCAAATCCATTCACGTCAAATCGAATAATGGTTTAAAATCAAAGTCGTACTTTTGTCATTATTGTGACGACGAATTCTCTGTTTGGTGGGAGTACTTAAGACACAAACAAGTGTGTAATCAGACAGATCCTAAAGTTGCAG ACGACAGCAGAAAGCGCAAATTAAGTTCTTGCGATTTTTCAGATGTAAATGCTTGTAAAAAATCGAGACTCG ACGTTGCATATCCGGAAACGCTGAAACGCATAAAAGTCATCTGTCCTAAATGCGCGAAGACGAAAGTTATCCAGGATAGCATACTCCATCGTATATGTTGGGATCGTAGATGCAGATCTGCCTTGTGCTACGAGTGCACAGCTTGCGGAAAACAGTATCACTCGCCTGTTGGCATTAAACGGCACATGGAGAGCGACTGTCCGAGTACTGATCCGCCGCGAAATAAGATACAGTGTACCAAATGCGCTTACGTTTCTTCTAACATGGTAAAGATGTATTCCCACATGAGGTACAGTCACCCTCCGGACGATCAAAATGTCGAGTTTTCATGTAAAATCTGTAACAAAAAGTTCACTACCAAAAACAAGTTGAGTAGTCATCTGTATTATTGCAAAAGGATTctgttatatgtatacaacTGCGAACTATGCGAGTTCCGGACTAAGTACTCGGCAAGCATAAAGATCCATTGTAAGCGGATTCATTCGATTGTGAAATACAATGTGTCAAATGTCTGA
- the LOC100677924 gene encoding zinc finger Y-chromosomal protein-like isoform X2 has translation MNLSRHSIDCEDDATHSSDNNYNSPPVSEYLAKNCNDSSSMQNKTRSMTYTLRDDDKITNTTRGATRRNVKSKVMKNQKSVLDYFRQRYTPDDDQVADEIKKDPNPDVRLATQKLIRQLLSARVILERLPDSLTVKNGKPSDNDCQEYQGIQTKRYCAGCDRTFLKRGRCLVCNSVLKYECAKCGNRCSSYNKHRYHLELKCFNRALHQCPYCNYSSLMRSCLRKHIKSIHVKSNNGLKSKSYFCHYCDDEFSVWWEYLRHKQVCNQTDPKVADDSRKRKLSSCDFSDVNACKKSRLDVAYPETLKRIKVICPKCAKTKVIQDSILHRICWDRRCRSALCYECTACGKQYHSPVGIKRHMESDCPSTDPPRNKIQCTKCAYVSSNMVKMYSHMRYSHPPDDQNVEFSCKICNKKFTTKNKLSSHLYYCKRILLYVYNCELCEFRTKYSASIKIHCKRIHSIVKYNVSNV, from the exons ATGAATCTG TCACGACATTCTATAGATTGTGAAGATGATGCTACGCATAGCAGTGACAATAATTATAACAGTCCTCCGGTGTCAGAATATTTAG CCAAGAACTGCAATGACAGTTCATCGATGCAAAATAAAACGAGATCAATGACTTACACCTTGCGTGACGATGATAAAATTACCAACACTACTCGCGGTGCTACACGGAGAAATGTGAAAAGCAAAGtgatgaaaaatcaaaaatccgTACTAGATTATTTCCGTCAACGCTATACTCCTGATGACGACCAGGTTGCagatgaaattaaaaaag ATCCAAATCCCGATGTGAGGTTAGCAACTCAAAAATTAATACGTCAATTGCTGAGTGCAAGAGTAATTTTAGAACGGCTGCCAGACTCACTTACGGTAAAAAACGGTAAACCCAGTGATAACGACTGTCAAGAGTATCAAGGTATACAGACCAAGCGCTACTGCGCTGGCTGCGATCGAACATTTCTCAAGCGCGGCCGCTGTCTTGTTTGCAATTCGGTGCTAAAATACGAATGTGCCAAATGTGGCAACCGATGCTCATCTTATAATAAGCACAGATATCACCTAGAATTGAAGTGCTTCAACCGAGCTCTCCATCAATGCCCCTACTGCAACTACTCGAGCTTAATGAGAAGTTGCCTTAGAAAGCATATCAAATCCATTCACGTCAAATCGAATAATGGTTTAAAATCAAAGTCGTACTTTTGTCATTATTGTGACGACGAATTCTCTGTTTGGTGGGAGTACTTAAGACACAAACAAGTGTGTAATCAGACAGATCCTAAAGTTGCAG ACGACAGCAGAAAGCGCAAATTAAGTTCTTGCGATTTTTCAGATGTAAATGCTTGTAAAAAATCGAGACTCG ACGTTGCATATCCGGAAACGCTGAAACGCATAAAAGTCATCTGTCCTAAATGCGCGAAGACGAAAGTTATCCAGGATAGCATACTCCATCGTATATGTTGGGATCGTAGATGCAGATCTGCCTTGTGCTACGAGTGCACAGCTTGCGGAAAACAGTATCACTCGCCTGTTGGCATTAAACGGCACATGGAGAGCGACTGTCCGAGTACTGATCCGCCGCGAAATAAGATACAGTGTACCAAATGCGCTTACGTTTCTTCTAACATGGTAAAGATGTATTCCCACATGAGGTACAGTCACCCTCCGGACGATCAAAATGTCGAGTTTTCATGTAAAATCTGTAACAAAAAGTTCACTACCAAAAACAAGTTGAGTAGTCATCTGTATTATTGCAAAAGGATTctgttatatgtatacaacTGCGAACTATGCGAGTTCCGGACTAAGTACTCGGCAAGCATAAAGATCCATTGTAAGCGGATTCATTCGATTGTGAAATACAATGTGTCAAATGTCTGA
- the LOC103318072 gene encoding uncharacterized protein LOC103318072 isoform X1, which produces MDNLFTKDVKSITETNHLWQYHEHFGLGCKENDDIDDDFVLKFSTDESDCDDATHSNDNYTNSPIIADDDLAMKCNARSSMQKNVRLSTYALRDDNTITNTTHSAKWSHMKSKVMKNQRSVLTYLRQRDIPDDQVANKIKKDPNPDLRSETQKLTRQLPSARVILERLPDSLMVKNGKLSDNDCQGIQTKRCCAGCDRTCLKRGRCLVCNSVLKNECAKCGNRFSSYNKHRYHLELKCSINAPTATTPA; this is translated from the exons ATGGATAATTTATTCACAAAAG ATGTTAAATCGATTACAGAAACGAACCACCTGTGGCAATATCATGAACATTTTGGTTTAGGCTGCAAAGAAAATGATGATATTGACGACGATtttgttttgaaattttcgacCGATGAATCCG ATTGTGACGATGCTACGCATAGCAATGATAATTATACCAACAGTCCTATAATAGCTGATGACGATTTAG ccATGAAATGCAATGCCAGGTCATCGATGCAAAAAAACGTAAGATTGTCCACTTATGCCTTACGTGACGATAATACAATTACCAACACCACTCACAGTGCTAAATGGAGCCATATGAAAAGCAAAGTcatgaaaaatcaaagatcCGTACTAACTTATTTACGTCAACGCGATATCCCTGACGACCAGGttgcaaataaaattaaaaaag ATCCAAATCCCGATCTAAGGTCAGAAACTCAAAAATTAACCCGTCAATTGCCGAGTGCAAGAGTAATTTTAGAACGGCTGCCAGACTCACTTATGGTAAAAAACGGTAAACTCAGTGATAACGACTGTCAAGGTATACAGACCAAGCGCTGCTGCGCTGGCTGCGATCGAACATGTCTCAAGCGCGGCCGCTGTCTTGTTTGCAATTCGGTGCTAAAAAACGAATGTGCCAAATGTGGCAACCGATTTTCATCTTATAATAAGCACAGATATCACCTAGAATTGAAGTGCTCCATCAATGCCCCCACTGCAACTACTCCAGCTTAA
- the LOC100120797 gene encoding jerky protein homolog-like — MSTCSDDDLFRRNEQATVYSNLENDSVALQQLYLKGDFAFPQIATNTTTDNSAKRRIKNFSLQEKVKVLDDVKLGRSKAEVRKEYGIGESTLRRWVHDEQKIRDALHEENASRKKLRPDDNPYVGEALIAWYNRCKQQNVQLSGLMLREKALELNKLLGGKENFTASNDWFNNWKRKYGLPDLTFAEECNNKPLEDSAVSQLTMTLSNAVEEESLLRCQIFKCDKTVLNYKSLPNRRFAGDRITIMACGNADGSLKLPLVVLGKSVKSTTLMNLQNSLPVFYAHQTTLWIDSDVLNEWFDNEFTPRVTEFLKARSLPLKAILIAENVPTDAFQNRPTSELQIHLILHNLSLVIGPMDNESLESIKMNYEHKLLRSIISAQDDGETMADHLQKINLRDFIYWISNAWDEVKPSTIVKCWKKLLADNEESNEVFFDDPQEVNPAVIQDMLRRINDYRDISADDVAKWIAENHETSRISIDNHIIEIVVKDTNEDLVDDAENMCEENKTLTAAEAMNGLNDAIRFFEQNGCASVAEMMTLVKLKEKALSIKINTK; from the exons ATGTCTACCTGTTCCG ATGATGACCTATTTCGAAGAAATGAACAAGCAACAGTTTATTCCAACTTGG AAAATGATTCCGTGGCATTACAGCAATTATACCTCAAAGGAGACTTTGCGTTTCCTCAGATAGCTACCAATACTACTACCGATAATTCTG CCAAACGACGAATAAAGAATTTCTCGCTCCAAGAAAAGGTCAAGGTACTCGACGACGTCAAATTAGGCCGGTCAAAAGCTGAGGTTCGTAAGGAGTACGGAATCGGCGAGAGCACACTGCGAAGGTGGGTTCACGACGAGCAAAAGATTCGTGATGCCTTGCACGAGGAAAACGCAAGCCGCAAAAAGCTGCGTCCCGATGACAACCCCTACGTCGGCGAGGCGCTCATCGCGTGGTACAACCGATGCAAACAACAAAATGTGCAATTATCCGGCCTAATGCTTAGAG AAAAAGCCTTAGAGCTGAACAAACTACTCGGGGGCAAAGAGAACTTCACAGCGAGCAACGACTGGTTCAACAATTGGAAGAGAAAATACGGCTTGCCCGACCTCACTTTCGCCGAAGAATGCAACAATAAACCCCTAGAGGACAGTGCGGTGAGTCAGCTCACCATGACTTTGTCCAACGCCGTCGAGGAGGAGTCTCTCCTTCGTTGCCAGATCTTTAAGTGCGACAAAACTGTGCTGAACTATAAATCCCTGCCGAACCGAAGGTTCGCTGGTGATAGGATAACCATAATGGCTTGTGGCAACGCCGATGGCAGTCTCAAGCTGCCGCTAGTAGTCCTAGGCAAGTCCGTCAAGTCGACAACGCTGATGAACCTGCAGAATAGCCTGCCGGTATTTTACGCGCACCAAACAACTCTCTGGATCGACAGCGATGTACTGAACGAGTGGTTCGACAACGAGTTCACCCCGCGGGTCACGGAGTTCCTTAAAGCGCGAAGCTTGCCGCTCAAGGCAATTCTTATAGCCGAGAACGTGCCGACCGACGCATTCCAGAACCGGCCGACCAGTGAACTCCAAATTCACTTGATATTACACAACCTGAGTCTGGTAATTGGTCCAATGGACAATGAGAGCCTCGAGAGTATCAAGATGAACTACGAGCATAAGCTACTCAGATCCATCATCAGCGCCCAGGACGACGGTGAAACGATGGCTGATCATCTACAAAAAATCAACCTCAGGGACTTTATCTACTGGATCAGTAATGCTTGGGACGAGGTGAAACCTTCAACCATCGTCAAGTGCTGGAAGAAGCTTCTGGCGGACAACGAAGAGTCGAACGAGGTGTTCTTTGATGATCCGCAGGAAGTGAACCCCGCGGTGATTCAAGACATGCTCAGGAGGATCAATGACTACAGGGATATTAGTGCCGACGACGTGGCGAAGTGGATCGCCGAGAACCACGAGACCTCGAGGATATCGATCGATAATCATATCATCGAAATTGTTGTCAAGGATACAAATGAAGACTTGGTAGACG ATGCGGAGAACATGTGCGAGGAAAATAAGACTTTAACGGCTGCCGAAGCGATGAATGGCTTGAACGATGCCATTCGATTTTTCGAGCAGAACGGATGTGCTTCAGTTGCAGAAATGATGACGCTCGTGAAACTGAAAGAAAAAGCACTGTCGATAAAAATTAACACAAAGTGA